In the genome of Bradyrhizobium sp. CIAT3101, one region contains:
- a CDS encoding MFS transporter, producing the protein MTTIVEPIAPATPQTIAPAMPHEKQVATKSMTIALGGGVALEWYDWTVYGMMASFLSPLFFPSSDPTTSLLAALAVYGAGFFARPVGAAILGPIADRISHKRVMMISVTAMALCSLLISVLPGYKELGVAAAVILLLIRLIQGLATGAEAGVANAIAIELAPPREEGRYLGLISGTFIQLGVFASSLVAFFVSASVAPEIMHEWAWRLPFAVGGVLGLLIIYLRSKLPETLIKHVMHRDELSRTQETSGDVWKTLWSVRLSLLAVILVVGAVQIANYAWNAGLPNLANGVFKENSTWVYGITTLMGVIWIVTAPFVGAFADKVRPSRAFTLLRLLLVACFFLTLVYSEKSISTFFFVMVFGGAIVGFNMALYNFIATTLMPRAVRTTGIAVGYALGVSLFGGTSPYLLVWLQHERMAWMFPVYGSVIAVLSVVVYHAAKKRGHVYIGD; encoded by the coding sequence ATGACCACTATTGTTGAACCCATTGCTCCAGCCACACCGCAAACCATCGCGCCGGCGATGCCGCACGAAAAACAAGTTGCCACTAAGAGCATGACCATAGCTTTAGGCGGTGGCGTAGCTCTGGAGTGGTACGACTGGACCGTTTATGGAATGATGGCTTCTTTTCTGTCGCCGCTCTTCTTTCCCTCCAGTGACCCGACGACGTCGTTGCTCGCCGCACTTGCCGTGTACGGCGCGGGCTTCTTCGCTCGACCGGTCGGCGCAGCGATACTCGGTCCTATTGCCGATCGCATCAGCCACAAGCGGGTGATGATGATCTCCGTCACCGCGATGGCATTGTGCTCGCTGCTGATTTCCGTGTTGCCGGGTTACAAGGAGCTTGGCGTCGCGGCGGCGGTGATATTGTTGCTCATCCGGCTCATCCAGGGGCTTGCCACTGGCGCTGAAGCGGGTGTTGCCAACGCCATCGCGATCGAACTTGCACCGCCGCGCGAGGAGGGGCGCTACCTTGGTCTGATCAGTGGCACATTTATCCAGCTCGGTGTCTTCGCATCCAGTTTGGTCGCCTTTTTCGTGAGTGCCTCCGTGGCTCCCGAGATAATGCACGAATGGGCCTGGCGGCTGCCCTTTGCAGTCGGCGGAGTACTCGGCCTGCTCATCATCTATTTGCGTAGCAAATTGCCAGAGACCTTGATCAAGCACGTCATGCACCGCGACGAACTGTCGCGAACTCAGGAAACCTCGGGCGACGTGTGGAAGACGCTTTGGAGCGTACGGCTTTCGCTGCTCGCCGTCATCCTGGTCGTCGGAGCGGTGCAAATCGCGAACTACGCCTGGAATGCTGGTTTGCCCAACCTCGCCAACGGCGTGTTCAAGGAGAACAGCACCTGGGTGTACGGGATTACGACTCTGATGGGCGTGATCTGGATCGTCACAGCGCCGTTCGTGGGCGCCTTCGCAGATAAGGTCAGGCCCTCGCGCGCATTCACGCTCCTCCGGCTGCTGCTCGTCGCCTGCTTCTTTCTCACGCTGGTTTATTCTGAGAAGAGCATTTCCACGTTCTTCTTCGTGATGGTGTTCGGAGGCGCGATCGTCGGCTTCAACATGGCTCTCTACAACTTCATCGCAACCACGCTGATGCCGCGCGCGGTGCGTACGACGGGTATCGCTGTTGGGTATGCGCTCGGGGTATCGCTGTTTGGCGGGACGTCACCCTATTTGCTGGTGTGGTTGCAGCATGAGCGGATGGCCTGGATGTTTCCCGTCTATGGATCGGTGATCGCGGTCCTGAGCGTTGTTGTTTATCACGCCGCGAAGAAGCGCGGCCACGTCTACATCGGCGACTGA
- a CDS encoding enoyl-CoA hydratase-related protein, giving the protein MNGVTENLIMVERPEPAILLLRLNRSRQRNALSAALLVELADTLRTAHSDETVRCVVLTGDERAFSAGADIKEMQQHGFEALSDPARQQAWDTISDFAKPLIAAVRGVCLGGGLELAMLADILLVADDTVLAQPEITIGIMPGDGATQRLTRTVGKSLAMQMILTGEPIGAEQAVAAGLASEMLPASELLTRALTIAQIISSRAPIATRLAKESIQAAYEIPLSAGLAVERRAIRYAFTTDDQKEGMAAFVEKRPPVFTGR; this is encoded by the coding sequence ATGAACGGCGTCACCGAGAATCTTATTATGGTCGAGCGGCCTGAGCCGGCCATTCTCCTGCTCCGACTCAATCGGTCAAGGCAGAGAAATGCCTTGAGTGCGGCACTGTTAGTCGAGCTTGCCGATACGCTTCGCACAGCTCATTCCGACGAGACTGTTCGGTGTGTAGTTCTCACTGGAGACGAACGCGCCTTCTCGGCCGGCGCCGACATCAAGGAGATGCAGCAACACGGCTTCGAGGCCCTCAGCGATCCCGCACGTCAGCAGGCATGGGACACCATCTCTGACTTCGCAAAGCCGCTCATTGCCGCGGTTCGTGGCGTGTGCCTGGGCGGCGGCCTCGAGCTCGCAATGCTTGCTGACATCCTGCTGGTGGCGGACGACACCGTACTGGCGCAACCGGAAATAACCATCGGAATCATGCCGGGTGACGGCGCCACACAGCGTTTGACGCGAACTGTTGGCAAATCGCTGGCCATGCAGATGATCTTGACAGGTGAGCCGATCGGAGCCGAACAGGCTGTGGCGGCGGGGCTCGCATCGGAAATGCTGCCGGCATCCGAACTGCTCACGCGTGCGCTCACTATAGCGCAGATCATCTCCAGCCGTGCCCCGATCGCGACCCGGCTTGCCAAGGAATCGATTCAGGCCGCGTACGAAATACCGCTGTCGGCCGGCTTGGCAGTCGAGCGGCGCGCAATCCGATATGCGTTCACCACTGATGACCAAAAGGAGGGCATGGCTGCCTTCGTCGAAAAGCGGCCACCGGTATTCACCGGACGTTGA
- a CDS encoding enoyl-CoA hydratase/isomerase family protein produces MKFVTRDYEDKVEILALNRPERRNALGEDLLADLLESVSRAATDQDVNVILLTGNGPGFSAGADLKDFAAGDINNTFDLNQRLGAFVRSLALVRKPVVCAVDGFALGGGFMLAASCDVVVTAPLTRWHLPEVSLGWLPGFGLQTLAARVGPFAARSLSWSPTAINGAEAHRLGLADVLSPPTETARAAALRYAKGLAAMPPHAVLTTKQFFSTSVTAKAEVMDDLANRYFAQDILHDTARANMQRFRPNKTAGA; encoded by the coding sequence GTGAAATTCGTGACGAGAGATTACGAGGACAAGGTCGAAATTCTGGCGCTGAATAGGCCAGAGCGACGGAACGCTTTGGGCGAAGACCTTCTGGCAGATCTGCTTGAATCTGTAAGCAGGGCCGCAACCGACCAAGACGTCAACGTGATATTGCTCACAGGAAACGGCCCTGGTTTCTCAGCTGGTGCCGACCTGAAGGACTTTGCGGCAGGGGACATCAACAACACTTTCGACCTCAATCAGCGATTGGGGGCATTTGTGCGCTCTCTCGCTCTCGTCAGAAAGCCCGTCGTCTGTGCTGTTGATGGATTTGCCTTGGGCGGCGGATTCATGCTCGCCGCCTCCTGCGACGTTGTCGTAACAGCTCCTTTGACACGCTGGCACTTGCCGGAAGTCTCGTTGGGATGGTTGCCTGGCTTTGGGCTTCAGACTTTGGCCGCGCGCGTTGGACCGTTTGCCGCTCGCTCCTTGAGTTGGAGCCCGACTGCAATCAACGGCGCGGAGGCTCACCGGCTAGGGTTAGCTGACGTTTTGTCGCCTCCAACTGAAACTGCCCGCGCTGCGGCGCTTCGTTACGCAAAAGGCCTGGCGGCCATGCCGCCTCATGCGGTGCTGACGACGAAGCAGTTCTTCTCCACTTCGGTAACGGCGAAGGCAGAAGTCATGGATGACCTGGCAAACCGCTACTTCGCTCAGGATATTCTCCACGACACGGCGCGGGCGAACATGCAACGCTTTCGTCCCAACAAGACCGCCGGCGCGTAG
- a CDS encoding CoA-transferase, producing the protein MQARNKRTGEVPIITARQAVSLISDSDCVYFGGSAGVAIPELMIDALRDVHSEQGSPQNLMLVGTVAIGDWATTGFNKLAAPGLVRRVVASGLNNCPALGKRALANEIEAYTLPQGVLAQLARENAAGRPGVITKVGLRTFADPRIGGCKQSECSKEDMVAVVNIEGEEHLLYKTFPIQVAILRGSIADEKGNISLEDEAYVGESMSIAAAARRSGGIVIVQVKRVAASNTLNQREVRIPGVLVDYLVVDPNQRQTYATEYSPAYAGKLRVPDGKIDSLPFDVRKIIARRAALELAPGATVNIGYGISNGIAVVAAEEGIYRSVTLTAEQGVIGGIPAPGQDAGAGTNYDMIAPQPDQFDFYDGGGLDIAFLSSAEVDCHGNVNVSRFGDKIIGPGGFINISQGARKVVFSGTLTAAGLEVVPKGGSLVIANEGAVKKWVKDVYQITFSGALAKERQQDVVFITERAVFKLTPKGLMLTEVAPGISVEKHVLLNIEFDVAVSPDLKLMDPRIFRNEPMNLAAHFHDSVGHS; encoded by the coding sequence ATGCAAGCCAGGAACAAACGAACGGGCGAGGTGCCAATCATTACGGCCAGACAAGCCGTATCGCTCATCTCGGATAGCGATTGCGTCTACTTTGGCGGTTCAGCCGGAGTTGCAATCCCGGAGCTGATGATCGACGCGCTTCGCGACGTTCACTCCGAGCAGGGATCGCCTCAAAATCTGATGCTGGTCGGTACTGTGGCCATTGGCGATTGGGCTACGACCGGATTCAACAAATTAGCGGCTCCCGGGCTGGTTCGTCGCGTTGTCGCGAGCGGCTTGAACAATTGTCCCGCGCTCGGGAAGCGGGCGCTGGCCAACGAAATTGAAGCATACACGCTGCCTCAGGGCGTGTTGGCGCAGCTCGCGCGTGAAAATGCCGCTGGTCGTCCCGGCGTAATTACCAAGGTCGGGCTCCGGACCTTCGCCGATCCGCGCATCGGCGGCTGCAAGCAAAGCGAGTGCAGCAAGGAGGATATGGTTGCCGTTGTCAATATCGAGGGCGAGGAGCATCTGCTCTATAAGACTTTCCCCATCCAGGTCGCGATCTTGAGGGGCAGCATCGCGGACGAAAAGGGGAATATCTCGCTCGAAGACGAGGCTTATGTCGGCGAAAGTATGTCGATTGCCGCTGCAGCGCGCCGCTCAGGTGGGATAGTCATCGTCCAGGTCAAACGGGTCGCGGCCTCCAACACGTTGAATCAACGCGAAGTAAGAATACCGGGCGTTCTCGTCGATTACCTCGTCGTCGACCCCAATCAGCGCCAGACCTATGCCACGGAGTATAGTCCAGCCTATGCCGGCAAATTGCGCGTGCCGGACGGCAAAATAGACTCTCTGCCATTCGATGTGAGAAAGATCATCGCGCGGCGCGCAGCTCTTGAGCTGGCTCCCGGCGCTACTGTCAACATTGGCTATGGAATCTCGAACGGCATTGCCGTCGTGGCCGCCGAGGAAGGAATATATCGCTCGGTCACGTTGACGGCTGAGCAAGGCGTGATCGGCGGCATTCCCGCGCCCGGACAGGATGCGGGTGCTGGTACGAACTACGACATGATCGCGCCGCAGCCAGATCAGTTTGACTTCTACGATGGCGGCGGGCTCGACATCGCGTTCCTCTCGTCGGCCGAAGTCGATTGCCACGGCAATGTCAATGTGAGCCGCTTCGGCGACAAGATCATAGGACCTGGCGGCTTCATCAATATTAGCCAGGGCGCTCGAAAAGTCGTCTTCTCTGGCACACTCACCGCGGCTGGTTTGGAGGTGGTTCCGAAGGGTGGTTCTCTTGTCATTGCCAATGAGGGGGCGGTCAAGAAGTGGGTCAAAGACGTCTACCAAATCACCTTCAGTGGCGCTCTTGCGAAGGAGCGCCAGCAAGACGTCGTCTTCATCACGGAGCGCGCCGTGTTCAAGCTCACGCCGAAGGGCCTGATGCTGACCGAAGTGGCGCCTGGCATATCAGTCGAAAAACACGTGTTACTGAATATTGAGTTCGACGTGGCCGTATCACCCGACCTTAAGCTGATGGATCCAAGGATCTTCAGAAATGAGCCGATGAACTTGGCCGCGCACTTCCATGACAGCGTCGGGCACAGTTAG
- a CDS encoding LacI family DNA-binding transcriptional regulator, with product MMSEKITHVDQSRQSPTVVEIAKRAGCSIATVSRVLNRPQSVAHEMRERILRIVEEVGYVPNGSARALRSSRSRLIGLIVPTLDSAIFTRMLEGLESRLAPAGASLIYSATGYDLDREIREVRNLIEKGVDGIVLVGTTHRKETLKLLHERRVRFAVTYSLSNDHSIPSMGFDNRSGGALAANYLADLGHKHLAVIAGITRENERASGRLEGFLAAAERRGISRSSIVVVEAPYEFSRGRAAVKLILNQNRNVTAIFCGSDVLAVGALRGCRDAELSVPQDISMIGFDNLDIAEYLTPGLTTVDVPARLMGEQAANYFLADHNSLDIRSRVELETRLIVRESTAPARDRR from the coding sequence ATGATGTCGGAAAAGATCACGCACGTTGATCAAAGCAGGCAATCGCCGACGGTAGTCGAAATAGCTAAGCGCGCCGGATGTTCGATCGCGACTGTCTCGCGCGTTCTAAATCGCCCCCAAAGTGTCGCGCACGAAATGAGAGAGCGGATCCTAAGGATCGTCGAAGAAGTCGGCTACGTTCCAAATGGATCGGCGCGCGCGCTGCGATCCTCGCGTTCCCGGCTGATTGGCTTGATCGTTCCGACATTGGACAGCGCGATCTTCACTCGAATGCTGGAAGGGCTTGAGAGCCGACTAGCACCAGCGGGAGCATCGCTGATCTATTCTGCGACCGGTTACGATCTGGATCGGGAGATTCGGGAAGTACGCAATCTCATCGAAAAAGGCGTTGATGGCATTGTTCTCGTGGGCACGACGCACCGCAAGGAAACTCTGAAACTGTTGCACGAACGCAGGGTGAGATTCGCTGTCACCTATTCGCTCTCAAACGATCATTCGATTCCCAGCATGGGCTTTGACAACCGCAGTGGCGGGGCGCTGGCAGCAAACTATCTTGCAGACCTCGGTCACAAGCACCTTGCGGTCATTGCTGGGATTACGCGGGAGAATGAACGTGCATCTGGCCGCCTCGAGGGCTTTTTGGCTGCTGCCGAACGTCGTGGAATTAGTCGCTCCAGCATCGTCGTCGTGGAGGCACCATACGAGTTCAGCCGCGGCCGGGCCGCGGTCAAGCTCATTCTCAATCAAAACAGAAATGTAACTGCGATATTTTGCGGGAGCGACGTACTTGCTGTCGGAGCGCTTCGTGGTTGCAGGGATGCTGAACTAAGCGTCCCTCAAGACATATCGATGATTGGTTTCGATAACCTCGATATTGCCGAATATCTCACTCCTGGCCTCACCACCGTCGACGTTCCCGCGCGGCTGATGGGCGAACAAGCCGCTAATTACTTTTTGGCAGATCACAATTCGCTCGACATACGCTCCAGAGTAGAGCTCGAGACGCGGCTGATCGTACGAGAATCGACTGCGCCCGCGAGAGATCGACGGTAA
- a CDS encoding dihydrodipicolinate synthase family protein, which yields MQTQNDEVRSGLLPVSPTPFTESGNLDIEGQARVLDCMIDQRVDGICILANYSEQFLLSDDERNLLVELCLSHVAGRKPVMVTCSHFSTRIAAERARYAAERGASLVMLMPPYHGSGLKADEAHTMEHFARVGDAAKIPIMVQDAPLSGVTLSVPFLVRLAREVPLVKYFKIEVPFAAAKLRSLTEAGGAAIAGPFDGEEAITMMADLDAGATGTMSSALCPDLLRPVFDHHKAGRSTEAAAAYARVLPLINYENRQCGLRAAKTVMKEGNVIRCDAVRHPLDQIHPTTKAGLLELARGVNPLALRWGH from the coding sequence ATGCAAACCCAAAATGACGAAGTCCGTAGTGGCCTACTTCCCGTGTCGCCAACACCATTCACGGAGAGCGGAAATCTCGACATCGAGGGGCAGGCTCGCGTTTTGGATTGCATGATCGATCAGAGGGTCGACGGAATTTGCATCCTGGCCAATTATTCCGAACAGTTTCTGTTGTCAGACGACGAACGCAATTTGCTGGTTGAGCTCTGCCTCTCCCATGTGGCTGGCCGCAAACCGGTCATGGTGACGTGCAGCCATTTCAGCACCCGCATCGCGGCAGAGCGCGCCCGCTATGCTGCCGAACGAGGCGCAAGCCTTGTCATGCTGATGCCGCCTTACCACGGCTCTGGCCTAAAGGCAGACGAAGCTCACACGATGGAGCATTTCGCGCGCGTCGGCGATGCGGCAAAGATCCCGATCATGGTTCAGGATGCACCTCTCAGCGGCGTAACACTTTCGGTCCCTTTTCTCGTGCGATTGGCGCGAGAGGTTCCGCTAGTCAAATATTTCAAGATTGAAGTACCCTTCGCCGCAGCGAAACTGCGGAGCCTTACCGAGGCGGGAGGCGCCGCCATAGCGGGTCCATTTGACGGAGAAGAGGCCATCACCATGATGGCGGATCTGGACGCCGGAGCGACAGGGACAATGTCGAGCGCCCTCTGTCCCGATTTGTTGCGCCCCGTTTTTGATCATCACAAAGCGGGCCGTAGCACTGAGGCGGCAGCTGCGTATGCAAGAGTGCTGCCTTTGATCAACTACGAGAACCGCCAATGTGGGCTGCGCGCCGCTAAAACCGTGATGAAGGAAGGCAACGTCATCCGATGTGACGCTGTGCGTCATCCCCTGGACCAAATTCATCCCACGACAAAAGCCGGGCTCCTTGAGCTCGCGCGCGGGGTTAACCCGCTAGCCCTCCGCTGGGGACACTGA